A region of Halalkaliarchaeum desulfuricum DNA encodes the following proteins:
- a CDS encoding pantoate kinase: MTTSTASTAFAPGHVTAFFSIHRAESPATSGSRGAGLALSEGVTATVSPTDGGDQGKNEIHLNGTRVTIEAVEHVLSELRVTARVRLETPLTPGAGFGVSGAAALATALAANNRFDCGRTENELVRLAHAGDVEAGTGLGDVVAQARGGIPIRLEPGAPGYGSLDGIPDRCRVEYVTFGELSTPDVLSGETEALSAAGERALTALMGDPTVETLLAEGRRFTREIGVATPAVAEAIDAVADAGGEASMAMLGRSVFALGTGLTDAGYDPSVCRTHPAGATLGSE; this comes from the coding sequence ATGACCACATCGACGGCGTCGACGGCGTTCGCCCCGGGACACGTCACTGCGTTTTTCAGCATCCACCGAGCCGAATCGCCGGCAACGTCCGGCTCCCGGGGGGCAGGCCTTGCGCTTTCCGAGGGTGTCACCGCGACCGTGAGCCCGACCGACGGTGGGGATCAGGGAAAAAACGAGATCCACCTGAACGGGACGCGGGTGACCATCGAGGCGGTCGAACACGTCCTTTCTGAGCTTCGTGTCACGGCCCGCGTTCGACTGGAAACGCCGCTGACGCCCGGGGCCGGCTTCGGCGTCTCGGGTGCCGCGGCGCTCGCGACGGCGCTCGCGGCGAACAACCGGTTCGACTGCGGTCGTACCGAAAACGAACTCGTCAGACTCGCCCATGCCGGCGATGTCGAGGCGGGGACAGGCCTGGGCGACGTGGTCGCACAGGCCCGTGGCGGCATCCCGATCCGGCTGGAGCCCGGCGCCCCCGGCTACGGCAGCCTCGACGGGATCCCGGACCGGTGCCGGGTCGAGTACGTCACCTTCGGCGAGCTGTCGACGCCGGATGTGCTTTCGGGGGAGACGGAGGCCCTTTCTGCGGCCGGCGAGCGCGCGCTCACCGCGCTAATGGGCGATCCGACCGTCGAGACGCTCCTCGCGGAGGGGAGACGGTTCACCCGCGAGATCGGCGTGGCGACCCCGGCGGTCGCCGAAGCGATCGACGCCGTCGCCGACGCCGGGGGCGAGGCGTCGATGGCGATGCTGGGCCGGAGCGTCTTCGCCCTGGGGACCGGGTTGACAGACGCCGGCTACGATCCGTCGGTCTGTCGGACGCATCCGGCCGGCGCGACCCTCGGATCCGAGTAG
- a CDS encoding tubulin/FtsZ family protein, with translation MKCALVGVGQAGGKVATALATFDTRMEFGAIRSALAVNTATADLQPLPLDTVLIGQDRVDGHGVGGDNELGAEVMESDLPEVMDALDDKITSETEAVFVIAGLGGGTGSGGAPVLVRRLKRIYNVPIYAIGILPGQDEGALYQANAGRSLKTVAREADSLLLVDNDAWVESGESLQEGFDTINKHIAQRLGLLLAAGEAVEGVGESVVDSSEVINTLATGGISALGYGAAASGETAEDNINTVTSTTRSAMFTGMSLPGATKADTALLVVAGRPETISRKGVERSRRWLEEETGSMEVRGGDFPLDTDRIASLILLGGVEQSDRLERFIERAREAVEIAKEERADPAKAFDNEAIEDLF, from the coding sequence ATGAAGTGTGCCCTCGTCGGGGTCGGCCAGGCCGGCGGCAAGGTGGCGACCGCCCTCGCGACCTTCGATACACGCATGGAGTTCGGTGCCATCCGCTCGGCGCTGGCGGTCAACACCGCCACGGCCGACCTGCAGCCCCTCCCCCTCGACACCGTACTGATCGGTCAGGACCGCGTCGACGGCCACGGCGTCGGCGGCGACAACGAACTCGGCGCCGAGGTGATGGAGTCGGACCTCCCGGAGGTGATGGACGCGCTCGACGACAAGATCACCTCCGAGACGGAGGCGGTGTTCGTGATCGCCGGGCTGGGCGGCGGGACGGGCTCGGGCGGCGCACCCGTGCTCGTTCGCCGGCTCAAGCGGATCTACAACGTGCCCATCTACGCGATCGGGATCCTCCCGGGACAGGACGAGGGCGCGCTGTACCAGGCGAACGCCGGTCGCTCGCTCAAGACGGTCGCCAGGGAGGCCGACTCGTTGCTTCTGGTCGACAACGACGCCTGGGTCGAAAGCGGCGAGAGCCTCCAGGAAGGGTTCGACACCATAAACAAACACATCGCCCAGCGGCTCGGGCTCCTGCTTGCGGCCGGGGAGGCCGTCGAAGGGGTCGGCGAGAGCGTCGTCGACTCCAGCGAGGTGATAAACACCCTCGCGACCGGCGGTATCTCCGCGCTGGGGTACGGCGCCGCAGCCAGCGGCGAGACGGCCGAAGACAACATCAACACGGTGACGAGCACGACCCGCAGTGCGATGTTCACCGGAATGAGCCTCCCCGGTGCGACCAAAGCGGACACGGCGCTTCTCGTCGTCGCCGGCCGTCCGGAGACGATCTCCCGAAAGGGCGTCGAGCGCTCACGCCGGTGGCTCGAGGAGGAGACCGGTAGCATGGAAGTCCGCGGCGGCGACTTCCCGCTGGACACCGACCGGATCGCGTCGCTGATCCTTCTCGGTGGGGTCGAACAGTCCGACCGGCTCGAACGGTTCATCGAGCGCGCCCGCGAGGCCGTCGAGATCGCCAAAGAGGAGCGCGCCGACCCCGCCAAAGCGTTCGACAACGAGGCGATCGAAGACCTGTTTTGA
- a CDS encoding universal stress protein, translated as MGQHVLVPIDGSDTAWKALDVALGLFPEGELSVLHVIGPMGIDTDADGGVLDSRAYDRAKEDARELETEAKDRIADADSPAPTLHEIAIEVGDPAREILDYAEANDVDHVVMGSRGRSSIERLLLGSVSETVTRRAPMSVTVVR; from the coding sequence ATGGGACAACACGTTCTCGTTCCGATCGACGGCTCCGACACCGCCTGGAAAGCGCTCGACGTCGCCCTCGGACTGTTTCCCGAAGGCGAGCTTTCGGTGCTGCACGTGATCGGCCCGATGGGTATCGACACCGACGCTGACGGCGGGGTACTCGACAGCAGGGCGTACGACCGGGCCAAAGAGGATGCTCGAGAGCTCGAAACGGAAGCGAAAGACCGGATCGCCGACGCCGACTCGCCCGCGCCGACGCTGCACGAGATCGCCATCGAGGTCGGGGATCCCGCACGGGAGATACTCGACTACGCCGAGGCGAACGACGTCGACCACGTCGTGATGGGGAGCCGCGGCCGGTCCAGCATCGAGCGGTTGCTCTTGGGCAGCGTCTCCGAGACAGTCACCCGTCGCGCGCCGATGTCGGTGACGGTCGTCCGGTGA
- a CDS encoding 4-phosphopantoate--beta-alanine ligase — protein MTDADIPEDHPRYESLVTRHRIEAGVERGITSRQGLIAQGRGEAFDYLLGERTIESADRAARAAAAHLLLAERPVLSVNGNVAALVPGEIVDLADVVDADLEVNLFNRTDERMQAIADSLREHGATEVKGLAADARIPGLSHERAKIDADGIAAADVVLVPLEDGDRAAALAKLGKVEIVIDLNPGSRSARVADVPIVDNVLRAVPNVTRHARALRDRPRAELEAIVREFDPDDALEAAERAIRNGSFADDRE, from the coding sequence GTGACCGACGCAGACATCCCCGAGGATCACCCCAGATACGAGTCGCTCGTGACCCGCCACCGGATCGAGGCGGGCGTCGAGCGGGGGATCACGAGCCGCCAGGGACTCATCGCCCAGGGCCGGGGCGAAGCGTTCGACTACCTGCTGGGCGAGCGCACGATCGAGAGTGCCGATCGGGCCGCCCGGGCTGCTGCCGCCCACCTGCTTCTCGCCGAGCGGCCGGTGCTGTCGGTCAACGGCAACGTCGCGGCCCTGGTCCCCGGCGAGATCGTCGACCTCGCCGACGTCGTCGACGCCGACCTCGAGGTGAACCTGTTCAACCGGACCGACGAGCGCATGCAGGCGATCGCCGACTCCCTCCGGGAACACGGCGCAACGGAGGTGAAGGGTCTCGCGGCGGACGCACGGATCCCGGGGCTGTCACACGAACGGGCGAAGATCGACGCCGACGGCATCGCCGCCGCCGACGTGGTGCTCGTCCCGCTGGAAGACGGCGACAGGGCCGCCGCGCTGGCGAAGCTGGGAAAAGTCGAGATCGTGATCGACCTGAACCCCGGCTCACGGTCCGCCCGGGTCGCCGACGTGCCGATCGTCGACAACGTGCTCCGGGCGGTGCCGAACGTAACCCGACACGCGCGGGCGTTGCGGGACCGTCCACGCGCGGAACTCGAGGCGATCGTCCGGGAGTTCGACCCCGACGACGCGCTCGAGGCGGCCGAACGGGCGATAAGGAACGGATCGTTCGCCGACGACAGGGAGTAG
- a CDS encoding DUF7097 family protein yields the protein MERTPEGTPVGVDDPYAIAGVCDHLTDDGRCRFALERAGDDPGFAAARRADDYRCHVGEAGNWQDCPKYRWTTDGKQCIRCGLEERRLAGENVRPLIEEHHLSYGSSNAESRSWGDNDAAEESTDGTSHELTVGLCRWCHAKVHGSFARIDDDVNPDPEAIAERETRRGRELEELSFDSAKERYRTGRGTSGGRDDGEDRDHGENRDHGDEQPPDDGDA from the coding sequence ATGGAACGGACACCGGAGGGAACTCCCGTCGGCGTCGACGACCCGTACGCTATCGCCGGGGTTTGCGATCACCTCACCGACGACGGACGGTGTCGGTTCGCACTCGAGCGCGCCGGCGACGACCCCGGATTCGCCGCGGCACGGCGGGCGGACGACTACCGGTGTCACGTCGGCGAAGCGGGGAACTGGCAGGACTGTCCGAAGTACCGGTGGACAACCGACGGGAAACAGTGCATCCGGTGTGGGCTCGAGGAGCGCCGGCTCGCCGGCGAGAACGTCCGGCCGCTGATCGAGGAACACCACCTCTCGTACGGCAGTTCGAACGCGGAATCCCGATCCTGGGGGGACAACGATGCCGCTGAGGAGTCCACGGACGGGACTTCCCACGAACTCACCGTCGGCCTCTGTCGCTGGTGTCACGCGAAAGTCCACGGCTCGTTCGCACGGATCGACGACGACGTCAACCCGGACCCGGAAGCGATCGCCGAACGCGAAACGCGCCGGGGACGTGAACTGGAGGAGCTTTCCTTCGACTCCGCGAAGGAGCGATACCGGACGGGGCGGGGCACCAGCGGTGGTCGGGACGACGGCGAGGACCGAGACCACGGCGAGAACCGGGACCACGGCGACGAACAGCCGCCCGACGACGGGGACGCCTGA
- the aspS gene encoding aspartate--tRNA(Asn) ligase, whose translation MQDRTYAADAEPGSRATVAGWVHEIRDLGGIAFLILRDTTGRIQVKFEKDEMDDELVETGLDVSRESVVAVTGDVEEESRAPTGVEVVPDSIEVIAPADTDLPLDPSGKVDAELSTRLDNRTLDLRKPDVKAIFEVRAEILRAAREELRAVGCTEINTPKIVATGTEGGTELFPITYFGEEAFMNQSPQLFKQLMVGSGLERVFEIGPIFRAEEHNTPRHLNEATSIDFEGAFCDHSDAMDVCEEVVKGVYEAVEENCTAQLEAIGVADDFSVPDGEFPRLTYEEAIERINATGALDQQLVWGDDLPTEGEHALGEEIGGHYFITDWPSEIKPFYIKDYDDDETVSTGFDLMHPRMELVSGGQREHRHDHLIEGFKQQGLDPDEFEYYTKMFKYGMPPHAGWGLGGERLVMTVLGLDNIREAVIFPRDRQRLSP comes from the coding sequence ATGCAAGATCGGACCTACGCGGCCGACGCCGAGCCCGGAAGTCGGGCGACGGTGGCCGGCTGGGTTCACGAGATCAGAGACCTCGGTGGGATCGCGTTCCTCATCCTTCGGGACACGACCGGCCGGATCCAGGTGAAGTTCGAGAAAGACGAAATGGACGACGAACTCGTCGAGACGGGGCTGGACGTCTCCCGGGAGTCCGTCGTCGCCGTCACCGGCGACGTCGAGGAGGAGTCCCGGGCACCCACGGGCGTGGAGGTTGTCCCCGACTCGATCGAGGTGATCGCGCCGGCGGACACCGACCTCCCGCTGGATCCGTCCGGCAAGGTCGACGCCGAACTCTCGACCCGGCTGGACAACCGGACGCTGGATCTCCGCAAACCCGACGTGAAGGCGATCTTCGAGGTGCGCGCGGAGATCCTCCGGGCCGCCCGCGAGGAGCTTCGCGCGGTCGGCTGCACCGAGATCAACACGCCGAAGATCGTCGCCACCGGAACCGAGGGCGGCACGGAGCTGTTCCCGATCACCTACTTCGGCGAGGAGGCGTTCATGAACCAGTCGCCACAGCTGTTCAAACAGCTGATGGTCGGTTCCGGACTCGAACGCGTCTTCGAGATCGGCCCGATCTTCAGGGCCGAAGAGCACAACACACCCCGCCATCTCAACGAGGCGACCTCGATCGACTTCGAGGGTGCCTTCTGTGACCACTCGGACGCGATGGACGTCTGCGAGGAGGTCGTGAAGGGCGTCTACGAGGCGGTCGAGGAGAACTGCACAGCGCAGCTGGAGGCGATCGGCGTCGCCGACGACTTCTCGGTTCCCGACGGGGAGTTCCCCCGCTTGACCTACGAGGAGGCGATCGAGCGGATCAACGCCACCGGCGCGCTCGACCAGCAGCTGGTGTGGGGCGACGACCTCCCGACCGAGGGCGAGCACGCGCTCGGCGAGGAGATCGGCGGCCACTACTTCATCACCGACTGGCCCTCCGAGATCAAGCCGTTCTACATCAAGGACTACGACGACGACGAAACCGTCTCGACGGGCTTCGACCTGATGCACCCCCGCATGGAACTGGTCTCGGGTGGGCAGCGCGAACACCGCCACGACCACCTCATCGAGGGGTTCAAACAGCAGGGGCTCGACCCCGACGAGTTCGAGTACTACACCAAGATGTTCAAGTACGGCATGCCACCCCACGCCGGCTGGGGGCTGGGCGGCGAGCGACTCGTGATGACCGTCCTCGGGCTGGACAACATCCGCGAGGCGGTCATCTTCCCCCGCGACCGACAACGTCTCTCGCCGTGA
- a CDS encoding magnesium transporter, with protein MYERASAVDVYRQALPVIVVSLVAGLFAGTILGSEPMRAGIESVPGILVLSPAFLATRGGVYGSLGARLSSGLHQGVIEPRVTQDRRLSNAVVASFINGMVVSVFIAVVAFLVLWFLGGGGNLLQLVGIMVVAGLLSAILMLSVLVTVVFVGYRRGLDPDNIVGPLVTTLGDVFGVVFLLIAIYFVGLFI; from the coding sequence ATGTACGAACGAGCGTCCGCCGTGGACGTATACCGCCAGGCGCTTCCAGTGATCGTCGTCAGCCTCGTTGCCGGACTGTTCGCCGGGACGATACTGGGAAGCGAACCGATGCGTGCGGGCATCGAAAGCGTTCCCGGCATCCTCGTTTTGTCACCCGCGTTCCTGGCAACCCGGGGTGGCGTCTACGGCTCGCTGGGCGCACGGCTCTCCAGCGGCCTCCATCAAGGGGTCATCGAGCCGCGGGTCACACAGGACCGACGGCTCTCGAACGCCGTCGTTGCCTCCTTTATCAACGGAATGGTGGTCTCTGTGTTCATCGCCGTCGTGGCGTTTCTCGTTCTCTGGTTCCTCGGGGGCGGTGGAAACCTGTTGCAGTTGGTGGGAATCATGGTCGTCGCCGGTCTCCTGTCTGCGATACTCATGCTGTCCGTGCTCGTCACGGTGGTCTTTGTCGGCTACCGGCGTGGGCTCGATCCGGACAACATCGTGGGACCGCTCGTTACCACCCTCGGTGACGTGTTCGGCGTCGTCTTCCTTCTGATCGCCATCTATTTCGTGGGGTTGTTCATATGA
- a CDS encoding amidohydrolase yields MASTPETSDLIAFRRDLHERPEPAWREFYTTARIIEALRERDVDGIHYGRDVHRADARMNVPDEAELAEWYDRALAAGADPEILEALQGGFTGAIAVIERGDGPTIGLRVDIDGLPIAESSEAGHVPADEGFRSKHDGYMHACGHDAHATFGLGVIDEILASEFSGTLKVFFQPGEELIVGGKPMAESGHLDDVDSLFAVHIGLDHPTGEVIAGIDGFLAVRHFFAEFSGEPAHAGGHPEQGKNTVQALATAVQNLYGIPRHADGATRVNAGIVGGGTATNIIPEESFIEGEVRGETTDLADYAYEKAERVLESAATMHECEVDIETRGEAPSAESDQELVDVVAEVARDVSGVTNLLERDELGGSEDATYLMQRVQDNGGYATYVGIGTDHPGGHHTGTFDVDEESIEIGIEVLSGAVLAVAERGVETE; encoded by the coding sequence ATGGCTTCGACACCCGAGACGAGCGACCTGATCGCCTTCAGACGCGATCTCCACGAGCGTCCGGAACCGGCCTGGCGGGAGTTTTACACGACCGCGCGTATAATCGAGGCGTTGCGCGAGCGTGACGTCGACGGGATCCACTACGGTCGAGACGTCCACCGCGCGGACGCCCGGATGAACGTCCCCGACGAGGCGGAACTGGCCGAGTGGTACGACCGGGCACTCGCTGCGGGCGCGGATCCCGAGATCCTGGAGGCGCTACAGGGCGGGTTCACCGGCGCGATCGCCGTGATCGAACGGGGCGACGGCCCGACGATCGGACTCCGGGTCGACATCGACGGACTCCCGATCGCGGAGTCGAGCGAGGCGGGTCACGTCCCCGCAGACGAGGGGTTTCGGTCGAAACACGACGGCTACATGCACGCCTGCGGTCACGACGCCCACGCGACGTTCGGGCTCGGTGTGATCGACGAGATCCTCGCGTCGGAGTTTTCCGGGACGCTGAAGGTGTTCTTCCAGCCGGGCGAGGAGTTGATCGTCGGCGGGAAGCCGATGGCCGAGTCGGGTCACCTCGACGACGTCGACTCCTTGTTTGCGGTCCACATCGGGCTGGATCACCCCACGGGCGAGGTGATCGCGGGTATCGACGGCTTCCTCGCGGTCAGACACTTCTTCGCCGAATTCTCGGGTGAGCCAGCCCACGCCGGCGGCCACCCCGAACAGGGGAAAAACACCGTCCAGGCGCTCGCGACCGCAGTCCAGAACCTGTACGGGATCCCCCGCCACGCCGACGGCGCGACCCGGGTGAACGCCGGGATCGTCGGCGGCGGCACCGCGACGAACATCATCCCCGAGGAGTCGTTTATCGAAGGGGAGGTGCGGGGCGAAACGACCGATCTCGCCGACTACGCCTACGAGAAGGCCGAGCGAGTGCTCGAAAGCGCCGCAACCATGCACGAGTGCGAGGTGGACATCGAAACCCGCGGCGAGGCCCCCAGCGCCGAAAGCGATCAGGAGCTGGTCGACGTCGTCGCCGAGGTCGCCCGGGACGTTTCGGGAGTGACGAACCTGCTAGAGCGCGACGAGCTCGGCGGCAGCGAGGACGCCACCTACCTGATGCAGCGCGTCCAGGACAACGGCGGCTACGCGACGTACGTCGGAATTGGGACCGACCACCCCGGCGGCCACCACACGGGCACCTTCGACGTCGACGAGGAGTCGATCGAGATCGGGATTGAAGTGCTTTCAGGTGCGGTGCTCGCGGTCGCGGAACGCGGCGTCGAAACCGAGTAG
- a CDS encoding magnesium transporter, whose amino-acid sequence MVLTMVPLLAALSVLQMVSGSVLETFEEVLLTNPALLILVPVQIGTAGNLGSILCSRLSTQLHLGTFEFAVDNPAIRSNSGAVLGLGVTVFALVGVAAWAIGRALGGTLGLVEVLTISLISGTLLAVFVVVVSLVAVSTSYRLGYNPDDTTIPVVTNVCDITGVLILFAVITVVL is encoded by the coding sequence ATGGTGCTGACGATGGTGCCGCTTCTCGCGGCGCTTTCAGTCCTCCAGATGGTTTCGGGCTCGGTGCTGGAGACGTTCGAGGAGGTCCTTCTTACGAACCCGGCGCTGTTGATCCTGGTCCCCGTCCAGATCGGGACCGCCGGCAACCTCGGATCGATCCTGTGTTCCAGACTGTCGACGCAGTTGCATCTGGGCACCTTCGAGTTCGCAGTCGACAACCCGGCGATCCGGTCGAACTCCGGGGCGGTCCTCGGGCTGGGGGTCACCGTCTTCGCGCTTGTCGGCGTCGCCGCGTGGGCGATCGGTCGCGCTCTCGGAGGGACGCTCGGGCTCGTCGAGGTGTTGACGATCTCTCTGATCAGTGGCACGCTCCTTGCCGTCTTCGTCGTCGTCGTGAGCCTGGTGGCGGTCTCGACGTCCTACCGCCTGGGATACAACCCCGACGATACGACGATCCCGGTCGTGACGAACGTCTGTGATATCACGGGCGTACTCATCCTCTTTGCGGTCATTACGGTCGTCCTCTAG
- a CDS encoding potassium channel family protein codes for MEEIAYRSQNVRETLVELKNISELSVDLAYAAALYDYPLLAEEVLELEARADSLQYPAKIALMLAAKRSSDAEQLVGIVQIVEAAVGITNAAADIAAIVTNDIGLPAEVRGSLPTADEVLLRAMVGENSEATGRSLGELSFETEAGVSVIAIRRGNGWNIDPDEGMLLEVGDVVIGRGPEAGVRTVRQTLTGDPVPTESRHRDDVDELGRAADLLVDLKDISELAVGLAYAAVLFDDDELAAEVRDLERRSDALKNEVETLVIEAGDRVREPARLRGLLHLATASEAICDAAIRIADIVLRDGSVHPVFGQAIGESDELITTTSVEPESRLAGATLGELELEEETGVSIMAIHRSNDWILAPTGETQLFPEDVLIARGPDDGATTLREWARE; via the coding sequence ATGGAAGAGATCGCCTACCGCTCCCAGAACGTCCGAGAGACGCTCGTCGAGCTGAAGAACATCTCGGAGCTGTCTGTCGATCTGGCGTACGCGGCTGCCCTCTACGACTACCCGCTGTTGGCGGAGGAGGTCCTCGAGCTGGAGGCTCGTGCCGACTCCCTGCAGTATCCCGCGAAGATCGCGTTGATGCTGGCAGCAAAGCGTTCTTCCGACGCCGAACAGCTGGTCGGAATCGTTCAGATCGTCGAGGCAGCCGTCGGGATCACGAATGCCGCAGCAGACATCGCCGCGATCGTGACCAACGACATCGGGCTCCCGGCGGAGGTTCGGGGATCCCTTCCGACTGCAGACGAGGTCCTCCTGCGCGCGATGGTCGGCGAGAACAGCGAGGCGACCGGACGGTCGCTCGGGGAGCTGTCGTTCGAGACGGAGGCTGGCGTGTCCGTGATCGCGATCCGTCGCGGCAACGGATGGAACATCGATCCGGACGAGGGGATGCTTCTCGAGGTCGGGGACGTCGTCATCGGACGCGGCCCGGAGGCGGGCGTGCGGACGGTCCGACAGACGTTGACCGGCGACCCCGTCCCCACCGAGAGTCGACACCGGGACGACGTCGACGAACTCGGCCGCGCCGCCGACCTGCTCGTCGACCTGAAGGACATCTCCGAGCTCGCGGTCGGGCTCGCCTACGCGGCGGTACTGTTCGACGACGACGAACTCGCCGCGGAGGTGCGCGACCTCGAACGCCGGTCGGACGCGCTGAAAAACGAGGTCGAAACCCTGGTGATCGAGGCGGGGGACCGGGTGAGAGAGCCCGCCAGGTTGCGTGGACTGCTCCATCTGGCGACGGCGTCGGAAGCGATCTGTGACGCGGCGATCCGGATCGCGGACATCGTGTTGCGGGACGGCAGCGTCCACCCGGTGTTCGGTCAGGCGATCGGGGAAAGCGACGAACTCATCACGACGACGTCGGTCGAACCGGAAAGCAGGCTCGCGGGAGCGACCCTCGGCGAACTGGAGCTGGAAGAGGAGACCGGAGTGTCGATCATGGCGATACACCGGAGCAACGACTGGATCCTGGCACCGACCGGCGAGACACAGCTTTTCCCAGAGGACGTACTCATCGCCCGCGGGCCCGATGACGGTGCGACCACCCTTCGCGAGTGGGCCCGGGAGTGA